A region of Ornithodoros turicata isolate Travis chromosome 5, ASM3712646v1, whole genome shotgun sequence DNA encodes the following proteins:
- the LOC135395755 gene encoding uncharacterized protein LOC135395755 codes for MSPFVTVKALELELIGKEYNAKKLGSGDIQVHVEKREQSSALFSLTGMNGISVTVSSHRSLNIVKGVISESDLDCSESELQEGLQQHGVVAVKRILMRRDGKEIPTKHVILSFKLHKLPETIKAGYLSCNVRAYIPNPSSCYKCQQFGHGSQVCRGQPVSAKCGGKDHSSESCNNDFQCANCKGNHPVYSRSCPCWKEEKQILKLKTEQNITYGVAKAQLAFQKKGTFSDVVRRGVAPLRVSVETQTSGATLHTPQHKERDTEGSPPMPSQTNSQGDAMLTSEEVVASLSVWDGIAMGLSQNTSQSMDLDDEDCCSKKSSSSLPSLSLGKEQKRKKSWPRTRRESQGTTTKGSSTENTSSLIPPHSWTIVSQSLYALE; via the coding sequence ATGTCTCCTTTTGTAACAGTGAAAGCACTTGAACTTGAACTCATCGGTAAAGAATACAATGCCAAGAAACTGGGCTCTGGAGATATCCAAGTCCACGTTGAAAAGCGAGAGCAAAGCAGTGCACTTTTTTCACTGACTGGCATGAATGGGATATCTGTCACAGTAAGTTCACACCGGAGTTTGAACATTGTTAAAGGAGTAATTTCTGAGAGCGATCTTGACTGTTCGGAATCGGAACTCCAAGAAGGCCTACAACAGCACGGTGTTGTAGCCGTAAAGCGAATACTCATGCGTAGGGATGGGAAAGAAATCCCAACAAAGCACGTCATTCTTTCTTTCAAGCTCCACAAGCTGCCAGAAACAATCAAAGCCGGttacctcagttgcaatgtgaGGGCTTACATCCCAAATCCGAGTAGCTGTTACAAGTGCCAGCAGTTTGGCCACGGCTCTCAGGTGTGCCGTGGGCAGCCCGTCTCTGCTAAGTGCGGCGGCAAAGACCATTCGTCAGAGTCGTGCAACAATGACTTTCAGTGTGCCAATTGCAAGGGTAACCACCCTGTCTACTCCAGATCATGTCCTTGTTGGAAGGAGGAGAAACAGATCCTCAAACTGAAAACTGAACAAAATATCACGTACGGTGTAGCAAAGGCACAATTGGCgttccaaaaaaaaggaaccttctctgatgtggtgcgcaggggagtggcaccactcagagtatcggtggagacccagacctctgggGCTACCCTCCATACTCCCCAACACAAAGAGAGGGACACTGAGGGTTCTCCTCCAATGCCCTCTCAGACGAACAGCcagggagatgcaatgttaacctcagaggaggttgttgcatccctctccgtttgggacgggattgccaTGGGCCTGTCCCAAAACACGAGTCAGAGCATGGATCTCGATGACGAGGACTGCTGCTCGAAGAAGTCGTCTTCGAGCCTACCAAGTCTTTCCTTGGGCaaagaacagaaaaggaaaaaaagctggccgaggacgaggagggaaagccaaggaacaacaacaaagggttcCTCCACCGAGAATACAAGCTCCTTAATCCCTCCGCATTCATGGACAATTGTTTCACAAAGTCTTTACGCATTAGAGTAG